A window of Ascaphus truei isolate aAscTru1 chromosome 16, aAscTru1.hap1, whole genome shotgun sequence contains these coding sequences:
- the LOC142467353 gene encoding uncharacterized protein LOC142467353, whose translation MLEEDEFTGFLTISMGRITGTVLLAVYNYSSTRDIPIISSTALGILLTILSLILAHAGFQKNSGKDSLVVTFCTTVSALWCNSGIIHILSENGVLDKSTAFRNAILPGLAAISLAFLIMGSVGAIHKQWPLSLMAFALGLANIHTIAMFHDDDFGSSATACNFMIVTVISIYLVADRFIPFSTLQRANPVDIKRTKLNFTHKTSNHLLVTGIIANMISSSVFSGQLVGMTSILFIGHVPWLWTAGLYQIAISIVSLCSQDILHATFFSFTAVLKFAEGYSLLYQPSQLNEPILPLSFMVIFTILFFALACVMFLRNVTDGLYTLLFAVYCVALSCHPDGISHSAPKAVNVTIFLASAVVAFKKLLVTNADVKVPVKKWAIQNIFSRLRLLKLRQERDRGFPYSPHFNNRDAEIIAHAFNTLAAFSLTIEAHATDILVVVAGSVVHVSGLLSLSSGKTLESIAFMFDGITWVIWGAGRYCSLYGTIKGFNISVGIICSLLFNCFIILCTLMLSKAWFFNSLTFEVLLIGFLLQALDIIPVGYNIAVSVLFGVVSFYCFLATLFNCAVERPQLPCGKPFIKAKGFQLMGCNLVPLLSRKVTSIRKIADIMNIGGICGIPTDVGCVIAAACHCPDAVEKIYKIKMENADTEMSLLITSLTQLAPSKHLIGHMAWDFMEGLWPEPIGLILSKEGGWLDCLGLRNSCKLLGSSHSVTLYISDYTVTSYLTDMVGPIAVKPLGKGHIIPPSEIYTRLRGKVDGILLDLPYQENDDFTIVDCTKIERKVIDIMKVGSLSSTQVMDIFNTVLQDDDKSATVLGTQDM comes from the exons ATGCTGGAAGAAGATGAATTTACAGGATTTCTCACAATATCCATGGGGAGAATTACAG GCACCGTTCTGTTGGCTGTATATAACTACAGCTCTACAAGAGATATTCCCATTATTTCCAGCACAGCCCTGGGGATTCTACTCACCATTTTATCTCTTATCTTGGCTCACGCAG GGTTCCAGAAAAACTCTGGCAAAGACTCTCTGGTTGTCACCTTTTGCACCACAGTCTCAGCTCTCTGGTGCAATTCTGGTATTATCCATATCTTATCAGAAAACGGGGTACTGGACAAATCCACCGCATTCCGGAATGCAATTCTTCCCGGCCTGGCTGCTATATCGCTGGCCTTCCTGATTATGGGAAGCGTAGGGGCCATTCACAAACAGTGGCCCCTTTCTCTCATGGCCTTTGCTTTGGGTCTTGCCAACATTCACACCATTGCCATGTTTCACGATGATGACTTTGGCTCATCGGCTACCGCCTGCAACTTTATGATAGTCACTGTTATAAGCATTTATCTGGTGGCCGACAGGTTTATACCTTTCTCGACACTGCAGAGAGCTAACCCCGTGGATATTAAGCGCACCAAGCTCAACTTCACCCATAAGACAAGCAATCATCTACTGGTCACTGGAATCATAGCCAATATGATATCATCTAGCGTCTTTAGTGGACAACTGGTGGGAATGACAAGTATACTCTTCATCGGTCACGTTCCTTGGCTGTGGACTGCAGGATTGTACCAAATCGCCATCTCTATTGTATCTCTTTGCTCACAGGATATACTACACGCCACCTTCTTTAGCTTCACTGCTGTTCTGAAGTTTGCAGAAGGGTATTCCCTTTTGTACCAACCCAGCCAGTTAAATGAGCCAATCTTGCCCCTCTCCTTCATGGTAATATTTACAATTCTCTTCTTTGCTTTGGCATGTGTTATGTTTTTAAGAAACGTAACAGATGGGTTGTACACACTGCTGTTTGCTGTTTACTGCGTTGCATTGTCTTGTCATCCAGATGGAATTTCCCACAGTGCACCCAAAGCAGTTAACGTGACTATTTTCTTAGCCTCTGCCGTCGTTGCATTTAAAAAGCTTCTGGTCACAAATGCAGACGTCAAAGTCCCGGTCAAAAAGTGGGCAATTCAAAATATATTTTCCCGTCTTCGACTTCTTAAACTAAGACAAGAAAGGGACCGGGGCTTTCCCTATTCTCCCCACTTCAATAATCGGGATGCGGAAATTATCGCTCATGCTTTCAACACCCTTGCAGCCTTTTCCCTTACCATAGAAGCACATGCCACTGATATTTTGGTGGTGGTGGCTGGAAGTGTGGTTCACGTTAGTGGTTTATTGTCCCTGTCAAGTGGAAAGACTCTAGAGAGCATTGCATTTATGTTTGATGGGATAACGTGGGTTATTTGGGGTGCAGGAAGATATTGTAGCTTATATGGGACTATAAAGGGATTTAATATATCAGTGGGCATTATCTGCTCCTTGCTTTTTAACTGCTTCATAATTCTCTGCACGCTCATGCTAAGCAAAGCTTGGTTCTTCAATTCTCTTACATTTGAAGTGCTCCTAATAGGTTTCCTTCTGCAAGCATTGGATATTATCCCTGTCGGGTATAACATTGCGGTCAGTGTCTTGTTTGGGGTGGTGAGTTTCTACTGCTTCTTGGCCACCTTATTTAACTGTGCTGTGGAGAGACCTCAGCTGCCTTGTGGAAAACCGTTTATAAAAGCCAAAGGGTTTCAGCTGATGGGCTGCAACTTGGTCCCTCTATTATCCAGGAAAGTCACGTCCATAAGGAAAATTGCAG ATATCATGAACATAGGAGGCATTTGTGGCATTCCAACCGATGTTGGCTGTGTAATCGCAGCCGCATGTCACTGCCCTGACGCTGTGGAAAAAATCTACAA AATAAAAATGGAAAACGCAGACACTGAGATGTCACTTTTGATAACCAGCTTAACACAACTGGCACCTTCTAAGCATTTAATCGGCCACATGGCTTGGGATTTTATGGAGGGTCTTTGGCCAGAACCTATTGGATTGATCTTATCTAAAGAAG GAGGCTGGCTGGACTGCTTGGGATTGAGAAACTCCTGCAAGTTATTGGGATCATCTCATAGTGTCACCTTATATATATCAGACTACACAGTTACCTCGTACCTTACTGATATG GTCGGTCCAATTGCAGTAAAACCCCTAGGGAAGGGACACATTATTCCTCCCAGCGAAATATACACTCGGCTCCGTGGAAag GTTGATGGGATCCTCCTTGACTTGCCCTACCAAGAGAACGATGATTTTACCATAGTGGACTGCACAAAGATAGAGAGGAAAGTTATCGATATCATGAAGGTCGGGTCTTTATCTAGTACACAG GTCATGGATATATTCAATACAGTATTACAAGACGACGACAAGTCTGCGACAGTGCTTGGAACACAGGACATGTAG